CTCTTCCGCAGTGTAGCCGAGCACAAAGTGCAGCGAGCACTGCTTGTTGATGCCGGCGCGCGGGAAGAAACGGTCCTGTGTCATGCAGACGCCGACGACGATCACACGCCCGTGCAGCGCCACGTTGTCGATCGCCTGCTGAATCGTGCCTTCGACGCCCACGCACTCGAACACGACCTGCGGCAGGCCGCCGTGCTCCACCAGCCATTCCGTGGTGTTCGCTTCGGCCGGGTTGAGCAGCGCGTCGGCGCCGAGTTTGTGCGCCAGCTCGCGGCGCGGTGCCGCCGGGTCGCTGACGGTCACGTGCTCAACGCCCTCGTGCTTGAGCCAGAGCAGGGTCATCAGCCCGATCGGCCCGGCGCCCATCACCAGCACCCGCTCGCCGGCGTGCAGCTTCGCCTCGCGCACGGCGTGCAGGCCGACGCCGCAGGGCTCGGTGGTGGCGGCGACGTGGTCAGGCACGCCGTCGGGCACGCGCAGCAAGAGCGGCACGCTCAGCAGCACGTACTCTCCGTAGGCGCCGGGATACTCGGTACTGTAGCCGATCG
This window of the Dehalococcoidia bacterium genome carries:
- a CDS encoding zinc-binding dehydrogenase, coding for MRAMLLRRGGELTVGEVERPKPGPLQVLARVRGCGICGSDLHFARYADDLVGSTEGNKLPVGSVIDLDRGVVMGHEFVAEVVEAGPGGEAFPPGTRVTSVPVLPDPSSPRGHQAIGYSTEYPGAYGEYVLLSVPLLLRVPDGVPDHVAATTEPCGVGLHAVREAKLHAGERVLVMGAGPIGLMTLLWLKHEGVEHVTVSDPAAPRRELAHKLGADALLNPAEANTTEWLVEHGGLPQVVFECVGVEGTIQQAIDNVALHGRVIVVGVCMTQDRFFPRAGINKQCSLHFVLGYTAEEFAEALGAIAEGAVDTSPLVTRITDLDGLPAAFKALSDPHECKVVYRP